The following are encoded together in the Acidobacteriota bacterium genome:
- a CDS encoding isochorismatase family protein, with product MTEAASSVVNPASAVATLDRERAIVVVIDLQGRLVDLMDRSRMLLDGTARLLRLAQLFDLPVIVTEQYPQGLGSTREEVEAAILETDPDGDRTWRVEKDSFGCCGVPAFEEALDAARPGLPAPERQVVVAGIEAHICVVQTVLDLTARGTDVHVCWDCVSSRGEEYRRHALERMGNAGAQITNHESVAFELARDKNHPQFKGVNRLLREGQIA from the coding sequence ATGACCGAAGCCGCTTCTTCCGTCGTCAACCCTGCCTCCGCCGTTGCGACGCTCGACCGGGAGCGGGCCATCGTTGTGGTCATCGACCTCCAGGGTCGTCTGGTGGACCTGATGGACCGGTCCCGGATGCTGCTCGACGGCACCGCGAGGCTGCTGCGTCTGGCGCAGTTGTTCGACCTGCCAGTGATCGTCACCGAGCAGTATCCGCAGGGGCTGGGGTCGACTCGCGAAGAGGTGGAGGCGGCGATTCTGGAGACGGATCCGGACGGCGACCGCACGTGGCGGGTGGAGAAGGACTCCTTCGGCTGCTGCGGCGTGCCGGCGTTCGAGGAGGCCCTGGATGCCGCCAGGCCGGGACTGCCGGCGCCCGAGCGCCAGGTCGTCGTGGCGGGGATCGAGGCGCACATCTGCGTCGTGCAGACCGTGCTCGATCTGACGGCGCGCGGGACCGACGTCCACGTCTGCTGGGACTGCGTCAGCTCGCGCGGCGAGGAGTACCGCCGCCACGCGCTCGAGCGGATGGGCAACGCGGGCGCCCAGATCACGAACCACGAGTCTGTGGCCTTCGAGCTCGCCAGAGACAAGAACCACCCGCAGTTCAAGGGCGTGAACCGGCTCCTGAGAGAAGGACAGATCGCTTGA
- the miaA gene encoding tRNA (adenosine(37)-N6)-dimethylallyltransferase MiaA: MSSPPWQVIAVLGPTATGKSAFAMALAADLAERGLNVELISADALQAYRGITIGTAKPGPRERTRVRHHLIDVIEPHQAFSAGAFARRAAVAVEEIEARGALPVLVGGSGFYLRALFEGLAPVPPVGAEVREALRADLRSHGLCRLVRELREVDPEGAETLAPGDTQRVLRALEVVRATGRPLTEWQRRGTEGRLDRRLLKVGLTLPRAVLYDAVEKRARRMLERGWLAEVERLRDTYLPEHARGRGGCSLGELPAFQAIGYRQLADHLDGNLTLEQALEETVQATRRYAKRQETWFRKESQVWWIDAAATGDPERARRRIVEALIDDRPFEAAP, encoded by the coding sequence ATGTCCTCGCCTCCCTGGCAGGTGATCGCTGTCCTCGGTCCGACCGCCACCGGCAAGAGCGCGTTCGCGATGGCGTTGGCCGCCGACCTTGCCGAACGGGGTCTCAACGTCGAGTTGATCAGCGCCGACGCGCTGCAGGCCTATCGGGGAATCACGATCGGCACGGCGAAGCCCGGACCGAGAGAGCGGACTCGGGTTCGCCACCACTTGATCGACGTCATCGAGCCGCACCAGGCGTTCTCGGCCGGGGCGTTCGCGCGACGCGCGGCGGTGGCGGTAGAGGAGATCGAAGCGCGCGGGGCGCTGCCGGTCCTGGTGGGCGGCAGCGGCTTCTACCTGCGCGCGCTGTTCGAAGGGCTGGCGCCGGTGCCGCCGGTCGGCGCGGAAGTGCGCGAGGCCTTGCGGGCGGACCTTCGCTCCCATGGACTCTGCAGGCTCGTCCGGGAGCTGCGGGAAGTGGATCCGGAGGGCGCCGAAACGCTTGCCCCGGGCGATACGCAGCGTGTGCTGCGCGCGCTCGAGGTGGTGAGGGCAACCGGCCGGCCGCTCACCGAGTGGCAGCGCCGGGGCACGGAGGGCCGGCTCGATCGAAGGCTGCTGAAGGTCGGATTGACCCTGCCGAGAGCGGTTCTGTACGATGCCGTGGAGAAACGGGCCAGACGCATGCTGGAGCGCGGCTGGCTGGCCGAGGTCGAGCGCCTGCGGGATACTTATCTCCCGGAACATGCGCGCGGGCGTGGCGGTTGCTCCCTCGGGGAGTTGCCGGCGTTCCAGGCCATCGGCTACCGGCAGCTTGCCGATCACCTTGATGGGAACTTGACGCTGGAGCAGGCCTTGGAGGAAACGGTCCAGGCGACGCGCCGCTACGCCAAGCGACAGGAGACGTGGTTCCGGAAGGAGTCGCAGGTCTGGTGGATCGACGCGGCGGCAACCGGCGACCCGGAGCGGGCGCGGAGGCGGATCGTCGAAGCGCTGATCGACGACCGGCCGTTCGAGGCGGCGCCGTGA